One Oncorhynchus kisutch isolate 150728-3 linkage group LG13, Okis_V2, whole genome shotgun sequence DNA window includes the following coding sequences:
- the LOC109887463 gene encoding SH2 domain-containing adapter protein E-like: MAKWFSSAINLKNGTERVRSASESGTQPRTRHGLTPGTSLKGNRVKESAGGMGSILTGRNRKNSAIELGRNGSGTAGNSFKDGKIWDSLIPGKSRKNSKLEVGTSEEHRPTRTSSLAHACISRMIKVDKQDKGPKHSGTGEQVGSENERGKLDIKTTMLIILEDYADPFDAEKTREQREAEREGENDGYMEPYDAQVIITGIRRRGSKDLLKVCVLLPKGDGEGGKPAPPHIYDTPYEGLLETDGEAGGVWIPVTRPESDPRPPGEYELPWEWRKEDIVRALTAQFKKGMSSLPPKEEPPPPIRQQTLSHQQTLRQKTWNKKVLVPSPSSPTSPILKLSPPSPLSHSSPPSPTSHSFPTPKLSPSSSPPSTTSTPNAETAKVDPTLPLEKQSWYHGSVSRQQAEAQLQRCRDASFLVRDSESGTSKYSIALKTSQCCVHIIVAQTKGSKGLGYTLDQSSCVFNSIPEVVHHYCTHRLPFTGAEHMTLQHPVSRPH; the protein is encoded by the exons ATGGCAAAGTGGTTTAGTTCCGCCATCAATCTGAAGAACGGGACCGAACGGGTCCGCTCTGCTTCGGAGTCCGGCACTCAACCCCGAACCAGACACGGGTTAACACCGGGGACCAGTCTGAAGGGGAACCGGGTCAAGGAAAGTGCTGGAGGGATGGGCTCTATACTGACCGGAAGAAACCGGAAAAACTCGGCCATCGAACTGGGTCGGAACGGCTCGGGTACTGCCGGGAACTCGTTTAAGGACGGTAAGATCTGGGACAGTCTCATCCCTGGGAAGAGTAGGAAGAATTCCAAGCTCGAGGTGGGGACATCTGAGGAGCATCGGCCCACCAGGACATCCAGTTTGGCGCATGCGTGCATCAGCAGGATGATCAAAGTGGACAAACAGGACAAGGGTCCCAAACATAGCGGTACAGGTGAACAGGTGGGATCCGAAAACGAGAGGGGGAAGTTGGACATCAAAACAACGATG CTGATTATTCTGGAGGACTATGCTGACCCGTTTGATGCAGAGAAaacgagagagcagagggaggcggagagggagggagagaacgatGGATACATGGAGCCCTATGACGCCCAGGTTATCATCACAG GTATTCGTAGGCGGGGCTCCAAGGACCTGCTGAAGGTGTGTGTGCTGCTTCCaaagggagatggagaagggggcAAGCCCGCACCCCCCCACATCTACGACACTCCCTACGAGGGGCTGCTGGAGACAGATGGGGAGGCAGGAGGGGTGTGGATCCCTGTGACACGGCCGGAGTCAGACCCTCGCCCCCCTGGAGAGTATGAACTACCCTGGGAGTGGAGGAAGGAGGACATTGTCAGAGCACTGACAG cccAGTTTAAGAAGGGAATGAGCAGTTTGCCCCCTAAAGAGGAACCTCCTCCACCCATCAGACAGCAGACTCTCAGTCATCAGCAGACCCTCAGACAGAAGACCTGGAACAAGAAAGTCCtcgtcccctctccctcctcccctacttCCCCCATTCTcaaactctctcctccctcaccactctctcattcctctcccccctctcccacctctcacTCTTTTCCCACTCCCAAACTTTCcccatcctcttctcctccctccaccacctccacacccAACGCAGAGACAGCCAAAGTGGACCCCACCCTGCCCCTGGAGAAACAGAg cTGGTACCATGGCAGTGTGAGTCGCCAGCAGGCAGAGGCTCAGCTCCAGCGCTGCAGGGATGCCAGCTTCCTGGTTAGAGACAGCGAATCAGGGACCAGCAAATACTCTATCGCGCTCAA gaccagtcagtgttgTGTCCATATCATCGTGGCCCAGACTAAAGGCAGTAAGGGTCTGGGTTATACTCTGGACCAGAGTAGCTGTGTGTTCAACAGTATACCAGAGGTGGTGCATCACTACTGTACACACAGACTGCCCTTCACTGGAGCTGAACACATGACCCTGCAACACCCTGTCTCCAGgccacactga